attatacagttactttgtcaccaaacctaatctgtcattcatctacaaatacatgctcttctaaagccacaatgcaatgttcacatggtagatttcagttcttacaatctatgtcactattacttcatttgactgctcttaaatcatattcacttaacccttttgttcacctgctgattttctgctggtttgtctcttgcagatttggacatcatgtgaatgtatgtttctcaagtatcaaaagagggtaagttacattgacctactttatgaaaaacggaatgctacttttctctctagcctagtgcactctttatctgtaagctctcctactggtgtaggtagctccaaaaaaaaagctccagatgccattaccccatgtagcctatagaactttatctcgacgaccacattttacaccaatgcaccccgagaatcggttggtggtcgggaatcaagtggatgattctgggaccaattacaggagggggtctgtctgttggatgaggggtgtactgaactgtgcctatagcatgtcaagaatccctccaacgggaaataggctttggcaaatggccaggggcgctgtccttttcagcaccacggagctccgctattacctgtctcatgagtgaagatgcaacagcagacaattcctgctctttggtccggcaattacacactttagccgtgtcattgctgcatttaactggcagcctgtatttagggcctttactttgtcttatcatttcgattcctcagcaaatcttcttttaaaaatgaactaaatcccacatcagaagtcgacttcaaatcacgtcaaggacacacgactcgactcaacggaagtcagtagtatcaaatattctccactgtgaaggtgtcatgtgctgagccatttagttccttatgaagcctatttacgaagccaatacagcaatcaacacgtacctgcccgcattgctgattgctattttgtaattggtcaactactaatagggcaatcatcccggctgcttgtgtcctgtttcgtaacagctcttttgcaagcccttgatgattacatctattgattcctgccgtcctgataccttttctcttcattctcttaagggatctcggatctagtctaaaggactaacaatgggtatggcattggaatattcaatcgcacactgaattcatcccactaaatacattcctttcatttctccatttattccaccatatcgaaacaacttacctatgcactcacacaaacaagccaaaagggcgacttaataatatcacgtctaattgggtggcctacaacatttcctgtaccttcaaccaaaacgttggtaccactttttttcgaccacctttcacttgcgctggacagagatatatcatttgactttcaatagcttagtcagtcgcatgaattatggggtgcacacagctaacgttgtaatgatcggatcaaaacatggattttttggaccatcgaggaatgtcacatggcccagaaatgattgaatggccattttcacaaaggaaaagacatactctagcatgttacattccaagagcaattggattcgaaaaaacacaacgtgccccacttggggacccgaggaccgagtttgggaaacactggcctgaagatcaaataccaatagggagcaactatgacgtgctcacacgctgacagtacccgcgtttaaccactagatggcctccgtgctccacggtaaaacttttcccctctcatcagcggcactgcaacatgggactttcaaagtcagttgttcttagctacatagtgaccattttcgccactttttgccctatatcattactatcactcattactgctactgtattttcccctcttctactctaggcatacatctaatcacatatagagagcgttattgaaacgactcaagtcagttaagaacaaactcttatttacaatcacggccggtggtgatacagcctggaatcgaaccacggtctgtagggactcgagagcagggaaaactgtgggaaaggggcgtgtacaaatggaacaattgtgcctttttgactgaaatatggaggtggctcttaaaagagcctttgggggattttggagatcaggtcatcgtttatgcgcgctctccgcgaatacgacgggccagctggatgtccttgggcatgatggtcaccctcttggcgtggatggcgcacaggttggtgtcctcgaacaggccgaccaggtaagcctcgcttgcttcctgcagggccatcactgcggaactctggaagcgcaggtcggtcttaaagtcctgggcaatttctcgcaccaggcgctggaaaggcagtttgcggatcagcagctcagtggacttctggtaacgacggatctctctaagagccacggtgccgggcctgtaacggtgaggcttcttcacgccgccggtggccggggcgctcttgcgcgcagccttggtggcgagctgcttcctgggtgctttgccaccggtggatttgcgagcggtttgcttggttctggccatggcgctagctagcttccttctttcacagtcggagtatagcctccaaatgcctatgtgaagtttataaagccggcagcggcgtctgctgattggtcaccatctccgcaccgccctgattggcccgttgcggaggcctcctccgccgcccattggacgggaggctcggcctctccgtgccgccccaaaatgcaaccccctccctcgccgaggcccgcttgggtcttttgttagggccgcgagcaacgttactctttacgcgcaataatgctctctcattctagcctagtacttgttattcttcattttaggcctcatgtgggcacttgatactgtgccgtgtttatgtgtgtatctaacaaacgcgccaaatagttggccaggcatacaaaggacactttgcgcttttgctgagctaggtggttggctcttaaaagagcctttggggttgagtagtcaagttgcagccgcaccagcgattttacttggctttgacggccttctcagtcttcttggggagcagcactgcctggatgttgggcagaacaccaccctgagcgatggtcacgccgccaagcagtttgttcagctcctcgtcgttacggactgccagctgcaggtgacgggggatgatacgagtcttcttgttgtcacgggcagcgtttccggccaactccaggatctcagcagtcaggtactcgagcactgcggccaggtagactggtgcgccagcgcccacacgctcggcgtagttgcctttgcgcagcagcctgtgcacacggcccacggggaactggagcccggcacgggatgaacgtgtctttgccttcgccctggccttgcctccggttttgcctcttccgctcatattggtagcttcagtatgtcacagaaagtctcaatgaggcgctggccacctcgagagccttacttatacctcgccacaagaggcatcgattggccactggaccggtgtgcccttatccaattggagtgagggagagacagacagtcagccctaagcccgcccgcccgcccgcaggcagcagagtgacaagggctaggctactctgtttccctccgacttttgttactttttctcattggcgggagcgccaaagtgacaactcaaatcactgaaacatgtatcaatcaattcgagagtggctcataatacaaatggctgctgtccaacacactatagtatgtattcctcttattatcaggatcaatgtgacatgcgaattctaacacatatcacaccaatgttgactggtgagggtgctgcactcttgagtgacaaatgtaaagccatttagccactcgaacatgtggtgcgtaagtcattcatttcatatcttttgcaccacaggtaggtaggtaggtaggtaggacgtacatggaatgacatgcgcttttatggaaagaggtgggtggctcttaaaagagccttttgtggtaacaacatgtgtcgagtagaaagaacactgtttggaataggtttacttcttcttgggggctgccttcttggccttggctgccttgggcttggcggctttgggcttcactgccttggtagccttcttggggctcttggccgctttcttggccgctgcggcgggcttcttcaccttctttgggctcttggcggcctttttgggtgtagcgggcttcttggccttcttgggggacttctttgcggccacggccttcttggctgctaccttcttgggcttcttggcggcggcgggcttcttggcggccaccttcttagctttggggactgcggctttcttggcgggcttctttgcctcgacggccttcttgttgagcttgaaggagccggaggcaccggtgcccttggtctggaccagggtgcccttggtgacgaggctcttgacggcgatcttgacacgggagttgttcttctccacgtcgtagccgcctgccgccagagacttcttgagcgcggccagggacacgccgctcctctccttggaggcggacaccgccttgacgatgagctcgcctacgctgggtcccgctttcttgggcttggctgctgccttcttcttgggtgccttggccggcgcggcggcggcgggtgctggtgcgacttctgccatgtctgtcgttcggtccggtaaacacacacacttacaacactacggtagtctgtgaggaggagtactttgctgtagacgctgctctgcgctattgaagctctacaccgtgcagggggctggccttaaacgcgacatgagaaccatgtagactcaagccacccagctcggcttctccgggctggccaaatgctctttcacttgtgttttctggtcgccaatatcgggccaaaagtcaccgacggagccgtgtttttggcccaaaagcgaacggcccagcgagcagacttgtgtccgttcagaataaagtcatgtgggctgcagaagccccgtgcattttgctgcgactcgctcaaaacctcaccgttcgactgtcgggtggagcggtgcgcactgcttttcctgtgctatttgtctcctaaatggcctaaaagtgcatccgattgcgagcaccattgattgtggagtgagccgagatgtctggcaagggaatcaaatggtttggcgtcccctgatgtgctccttggtgttttaaaggagagctcttttggggaccttaaaacacatgcacttgtgaggcctggctgagactagtttcaccttgtattcgtcatgtgtccaggaggcacaggaaataatacactgtgtgtgatgttttagtcctttagttggatttggagcctgctctttgtgcacagtgtgtgtttttttcttctgctaggtggtctctctctctgtgtgtctctttcaaaagcagatgaggtgagggccaaagtagttgagctcactcagctcgtctgtctgtgaacaggccgagataggcttttgtgcccttctctctcgcagtccttcctcgcttgactccgcagcgtgactcgtgcccgtctttgtgtctgtgggtcttggtgtctggctgtgcggccggcgctatggaggctggcgccccatgtgcttgttcgccctgatataggccgagagagagagagagagagagatttggaggctcttcttctcctcctcctcccccccctcttgtacaggtggaacggctagtttcaatcggtgacgtcacttgctcggagactgttcttcatgtgtgcagagggtccctgcttcggcctaaagtgatacagtctccagtcattggactccccctcactgtgttctactggcatgcacacattcctaccctgttcatgtcagcatcctttatccccccccctccccacaattggacacatgtcctccacacaaacacacatggatttgcttttttcactgacagggtgggtggctcttaaaagagcctttgggttactacagcactccaaatgcgctgtttatttggagctggtgtacttggtcacggccttggtgccctcggacactgcgtgcttggccagctctccggggagcagcaggcgcactgcggtctggatctccctggaggtgatggtggaacgcttgttgtagtgggccaggcgagacgactctccggcgatacgctcgaagatgtcgttcacgaacgagttcatgattcccatggccttggaggagatgccggtatcggggtggacctgcttcaggactttgtacacgtaaatggcgtagctctccttcctcgactttcggcgtttcttgccgcctttccctgcggtcttggtgacggctttcttggagcccttcttgggcgcggactttgctggctcgggcatgatgctggtgtctcgttgcttctcacaaacgaatgagggggtggagagccctttccgtcttatgaagacgaagctaagctaattcgccggccgtggacacacccctgctttctcataggcgcccctgccatttgcccagtggagctgagcgcgcataagagccttccactcagaggcttgcttccctaacaaagacctgtccccccccccccccttattccatagcctatgctctgtcactggtggggaatggtgtgtttcaaaaaaagatccatgcaatggccagacataaggcacccctttttggacttggtggggatttcccaggcgtggtgcctttatttcaggtgtctcgtaatacgactgtacgcaaagcctgcactgaacatagcctcctgtcatgaacactccctccccgtccactcagagtggctcgtggtttaagacgactgtactgaacatatcctcctgtcatttaacactccctccctgtccactcaagagtggctcatggtttcctacaatggatttggcccttttgaagcggatgtgggtggctcttaaaagagcctttgggttcaagtcgggatgttgacgttccgaaaagagtgcgtttaaccgccgaaaccgtacagggtgcgtccctggcgtttcagagcgtagaccacgtccatggccgtaacggtcttcctcttggcgtgctcggtgtaggtgacggcgtcacggatcacgttctcaaggaacaccttcaggacaccgcgggtctcctcgtagatcaggccggagatacgcttcacgccgccacggcgagccagacggcgaatggcgggcttggtgattccctggatgttatcgcggagaaccttacggtgacgcttggcgcctccttttccgagtcccttgccgcctttacctcttccagacatcgtgtagttcgctagctgagttcaagtgaatgaatgacgcaatttttggggcttggtgctcttattatctgcgtttggtggacctgattgaagccagtggcacagaaagcgcgcgcttttgcctggcctctgctgcaaaggggagggcgttcgttctagggaactatggaggaagaagaaatgaaagctacttacatgcgcgggaaacacactcaaatactgagctatgttgaacacaaggcccaactgtgacaactgggggatccactactaatctgtgtcccactcttcacattgattggtgttgttcttcttgttgttgttgttgttgttgttgcacctgattcaactctttcaatcagctgtgcctctccagcgctacaacaaaaatggctactctacccctgcctggagttgggaaacactgaactagtaggattcaacccactgcagttgccagtcacacctaatagagataggcgttaaaacctcaaatagtgtcacaagtacaaaggagaaacgaagtggaacatatacgggaaacaaatacacaaggaacgctacaaatcctaaggggtccgtaatgtcacctcagcagtcatgtagctctttaaggccatgtaataacatcattcttctttttcttcccaagacaggatccaggtggccatgggaagggtggtgacacctctgcaagctgaaacgctgtaaaacattcctcagacacccacccaacacacacacacaataaagggatcgttttcctatgcgtacagaggtgatagggatgtgcaaatattgtatggtacttttttcaaaaaccaataacatagccttatattatggaaatagtggtatgaggtggatcctttataggccagatagcctcagatgttgcatcgaatgatctcaacaggtcattgcaaaggggacaaatgaggcccaaggacacatactggcgatttatcaatcggtgcagttgattcacatctcagatgtgactaggtttcatcttacaacttattgttgccataattgtctattacctgtacttagtggctgccgagaacgcctgacaagcgttcaactagctgggatgcagctagtgtcatcaaagcacaaagcatagcaagttagaagaaataggttaaggttacgaaaaggcttaggcttaccccaaatgtcacctccgttcgtagctgtactccgtccgtgtaggcgcacaacaagtcatcacacagagagcacacttgaagcacaactgcgctgcctggaaggccgcaacggactgaattggaatccctcaaacagcacactaactacattccgctttatgatgtcacagtcagcccctcggaacactggtcctcaacaatctcaaacaccttggataccaaagccaaacattctcgaatcactcacattcacaaatcaaccagggagaagaaggctgccatgaattgaatgctgaaaagctaacctccttcacagagcaacatcataggactgggagtttgtgttcaacagcaggttagactctgccacttgttcccttcaactgcttgcgttcccctattatcaagggcttagttcctctataggctacagtgcagatacttcacatgcagagtacaacaacaaataacagagggcctgttaccacaccctataggctaggagttgaacttggaccacaatgacattggtagtaattagcctgcagcataaatgacagtggaaatggaagtgcgacacatagaggaaaagtcctaatcctaatcaaatagacacatttttttattttatttttttatttcacctttatttaaccaggtaggcaagttgagaacaacttctcatttacaattgcgacctagccaagataaagcaaagcagtttgacacatacaacgacacagacttacacatggagtaaaacaaacatacagtcaataatacagtataaacaagtctatataccatgtgagcaaatgaggtgagataagggaggtaaaggtcaaaaaaaggccatggtggcaaagtaaatacaatatagcaagtcaaacactggaatggtagatttgcaaatggaacaaatgtccaaagtagcaataaaaataatggggtgcaaaggagctaaattaattcattcattaaatacagtagggaaagaggtagttgtttggcctaaattataggtgggctatgtacaggtgcagtaatctgtgagctgctctgacagttggtgcttaaagctagtgagggagataagtgtttccagtttcacagatttttctacttccttccagtcattggcagcagagaactggaaggaaggagaggcggccaaagaaagatttggttttgggggtgactagagagatatacatacacctgtttagcagaaatgcttgtgttactagctccaacagcacagtcaagtctaacaagtaagatcgaaccatgttccaacattccacacaatacacccaaatggaattggaatacatcaatatatggacgagccatgtcagacagtccgtagactaacataccttacaatacaatactttatatatccacatgacatgagctatgcaaacgacctccacgttaggaatgtgcccagtgatatctaacaaaaacacacatggcaagacaggaaggaagacatgcaggcttcttcacgccgccggtggccggggcgctcttgcgcgcagccttggtggcgagctgcttcctgggtgctttgccaccggtggatttgcgagcggtttgcttggttctggccatggcgctagctagcttccttctttcacagtcggagtatagcctccaaatgcctatgtgaagtttataaagccggcagcggcgtctgctgattggtcaccatctccgcaccgccctgattggcccgttgcggaggcctcctccgccgcccattggacgggaggctcggcctctccgtgccgccccaaaatgcaaccccctccctcgccgaggcccgcttgggtcttttgttagggccgcgagcaacgttactctttacgcgcaataatgctctctcattgtagcctagtacttgttattcttcattttaggcctcatgtgggcacttgatactgtgccgtgtttatgtgtgtatctaacaaacgcgccaaatagttggccaggcatacaaaggacactttgcgcttttgctgagctaggtggttggctcttaaaagagcctttgggggttgagtagtcaagttgcagccgcaccagcgattttacttggctttgacggccttctcagtcttcttggggagcagcactgcctggatgttgggcagaacaccaccctgagcgatggtcacgccgccaagcagtttgttcagctcctcgtcgttacggactgccagctgcaggtgacgggggatgatacgagtcttcttgttgtcacgggcagcgtttccggccaactccaggatctcagcagtcaggtactcgagcactgcggccaggtagactggtgcgccagcgcccacacgctcggcgtagttgcctttgcgcagcagcctgtgcacacggcccacggggaactggagcccggcacgggatgaacgtgtctttgccttcgccctggccttgcctccggttttgcc
The Oncorhynchus kisutch isolate 150728-3 unplaced genomic scaffold, Okis_V2 scaffold1004, whole genome shotgun sequence genome window above contains:
- the LOC116364140 gene encoding histone H4; the protein is MSGRGKGGKGLGKGGAKRHRKVLRDNIQGITKPAIRRLARRGGVKRISGLIYEETRGVLKVFLENVIRDAVTYTEHAKRKTVTAMDVVYALKRQGRTLYGFGG